In Lentibacillus amyloliquefaciens, one DNA window encodes the following:
- the spoIVA gene encoding stage IV sporulation protein A, with product MERVDIFKDISKRTNGDIYLGIVGAVRTGKSTFIKHFMELGVLPNIADESEHGRAHDELPQSAAGKTIMTTEPKFIPNQAVSVHVDEGLDVNVRLVDCVGYAVEGARGFEDENGPRMINTPWYEDPIPFHDAAEIGTRKVIQEHSTIGVVVTTDGTFGEITRNDYEEPEEQIVEEMKEVGKPFIMVVNSARPTSPEAEMLRQDLTEKYDIPVLAMNVETMTEHDVYNVMREALYEFPVLEVNVNLPSWVMVLNDNHWLQRNYQEAIQSTVKNIKRLRDVDYIIGNFADYDYIDRANLAGMEMGDGVAEIDLHAPEHLYDEVLKEIVGEEIRGKDHLLELMQDFTHAKREYDQVAGALQMVKQTGYGIAAPTLEDLELDEPEIIRQGSRFGVRLKAIAPSIHMVKVEVESEFAPIIGTEKQSEELVRYLMQDFEEDPLSIWESDIFGRSLSSIVREGIQAKISLMPENARYKLKDTLERIINEGSGGLIAIIL from the coding sequence TTGGAGAGAGTTGATATTTTCAAAGATATTTCGAAACGGACGAATGGAGATATTTATCTTGGAATTGTGGGCGCTGTCCGGACTGGAAAATCAACGTTTATTAAACATTTCATGGAGCTGGGTGTTCTGCCGAATATTGCCGATGAAAGCGAGCACGGCAGAGCGCATGATGAATTACCACAAAGTGCTGCCGGAAAAACAATCATGACCACGGAGCCAAAGTTTATACCAAATCAGGCAGTATCAGTTCACGTTGATGAAGGTCTGGATGTAAATGTACGACTGGTAGACTGTGTCGGTTATGCTGTTGAAGGAGCAAGAGGATTTGAAGATGAGAACGGTCCGAGGATGATTAACACTCCGTGGTATGAGGATCCAATACCTTTCCATGATGCTGCGGAAATCGGAACACGCAAAGTCATCCAGGAACATTCGACAATCGGTGTAGTCGTTACAACTGACGGCACTTTTGGTGAAATAACACGTAACGACTACGAGGAGCCGGAAGAACAAATCGTGGAAGAAATGAAAGAAGTAGGAAAGCCTTTTATAATGGTCGTGAACTCTGCAAGACCAACAAGTCCGGAAGCAGAGATGTTACGCCAGGACCTCACAGAAAAATATGATATTCCGGTCTTAGCAATGAATGTGGAAACGATGACCGAACATGATGTGTATAATGTGATGCGGGAAGCACTATATGAATTCCCGGTATTGGAAGTGAATGTCAACCTGCCTAGCTGGGTGATGGTTCTTAATGATAACCACTGGCTGCAAAGAAATTATCAAGAAGCGATTCAATCAACCGTTAAAAACATCAAACGGCTGCGGGATGTCGATTACATTATAGGCAATTTTGCTGACTATGATTATATTGACAGGGCAAATCTTGCAGGGATGGAGATGGGAGACGGTGTGGCAGAAATTGACCTGCATGCTCCGGAACATTTATATGATGAAGTATTGAAAGAAATTGTAGGTGAAGAAATACGCGGAAAAGATCATTTACTTGAACTTATGCAGGACTTCACCCATGCCAAACGGGAATATGATCAAGTAGCAGGGGCACTTCAGATGGTAAAGCAAACAGGCTATGGCATTGCAGCACCAACCTTGGAAGACTTGGAGCTGGATGAACCGGAAATTATTCGTCAGGGGTCCAGGTTTGGTGTCAGACTGAAAGCGATCGCTCCATCAATCCATATGGTAAAAGTAGAAGTTGAATCAGAGTTTGCACCTATCATTGGAACAGAGAAGCAGAGTGAGGAATTGGTGAGATATTTGATGCAGGATTTTGAGGAAGATCCTTTATCGATTTGGGAATCGGATATTTTCGGCAGGTCACTAAGTTCCATTGTCAGGGAAGGCATTCAGGCAAAAATTTCGCTCATGCCGGAAAACGCACGATATAAACTGAAAGATACTCTGGAACGGATCATCAACGAAGGTTCCGGAGGACTTATAGCCATTATTTTATAG
- a CDS encoding DUF2768 domain-containing protein, which translates to MSQSMLNMWISFAGMGLLLLAMGLILLSRYKLKGFLSGIVTVLAYISLIAGALIILYIVFSGPTA; encoded by the coding sequence ATGTCTCAAAGCATGCTGAATATGTGGATTTCATTTGCTGGCATGGGGCTTTTGCTATTAGCGATGGGGCTTATTTTGCTCAGCAGATACAAATTAAAAGGATTTTTATCGGGAATTGTAACCGTGCTTGCGTACATATCTTTAATAGCTGGTGCACTTATCATACTTTATATCGTTTTCAGCGGTCCAACCGCATAG
- a CDS encoding stage VI sporulation protein F — translation MSNFEDNLFDKVQKNSSISPNDIQKVADSVKQANFSDEKTVRDLVKRLSKLADKPISKAKEDKIVEAITKNNMPMDMQTLNKMFKK, via the coding sequence GTGAGTAATTTTGAAGACAATCTTTTTGATAAAGTACAAAAGAATTCAAGTATAAGCCCAAATGACATTCAAAAAGTGGCCGACTCAGTCAAACAAGCCAATTTCTCGGATGAAAAAACAGTGAGAGACCTTGTGAAACGATTGTCCAAGTTGGCTGACAAACCTATTTCCAAAGCTAAAGAAGATAAAATTGTAGAGGCGATTACAAAAAATAACATGCCAATGGATATGCAGACATTAAATAAAATGTTTAAAAAATAG
- a CDS encoding NAD(P)H-dependent glycerol-3-phosphate dehydrogenase, whose amino-acid sequence MSKVAVLGAGSWGTALSIVLADNGHDVRFWTHRKEQANEMNATNRNKKYLDADIPKQITAYHELENAIDDVSAIIMVIPTKAIREVCNDLNKVLKHTPVIIHASKGIEPGSLKRISQVISEEMDNYDYEDITVLSGPSHAEEVGKRLPTTVTVSSVTSSNAEFAQDLFINESFRVYTSTDMIGIELGGALKNIIALGAGISDGLGYGDNAKSALITRGLAEITRLGASLGASPLTFLGLPGAGDLIVTCTSPHSRNWRAGNMLGKGYKLDEVLEQMGMVVEGVRTTKAAHQFANEQQIEMPITEGLYQILFNDEKPKDVVEQLMSRTKREEMDDISAFKNTDYPQ is encoded by the coding sequence TTGAGTAAAGTAGCAGTATTAGGGGCTGGCAGCTGGGGTACGGCATTAAGTATTGTATTGGCTGATAATGGGCACGACGTCAGGTTTTGGACGCACCGTAAAGAACAGGCGAACGAAATGAATGCCACTAACAGGAATAAAAAATATCTTGATGCCGATATTCCCAAACAAATTACAGCTTATCATGAATTGGAAAATGCCATTGATGATGTATCAGCTATCATTATGGTCATACCTACTAAAGCGATTAGGGAAGTATGTAATGATCTGAATAAGGTACTTAAGCATACCCCTGTTATTATCCATGCATCAAAAGGAATTGAGCCCGGATCATTAAAACGGATCTCCCAGGTTATCAGTGAAGAAATGGACAATTACGATTATGAAGACATCACCGTATTATCCGGACCAAGCCATGCTGAAGAAGTCGGCAAACGGCTGCCTACGACGGTGACGGTTTCTTCTGTAACGAGCAGCAATGCTGAATTTGCCCAGGATTTGTTCATCAACGAATCATTCCGTGTATATACCAGCACTGACATGATAGGCATCGAATTGGGCGGCGCATTAAAAAATATCATTGCCCTGGGAGCAGGTATCTCCGATGGTTTAGGCTATGGCGACAATGCAAAATCCGCACTTATTACAAGAGGATTGGCTGAAATAACCCGATTGGGAGCATCACTCGGAGCCAGCCCATTGACCTTTTTGGGCTTGCCGGGTGCAGGTGATTTGATTGTGACATGCACCAGTCCGCATAGCCGTAATTGGCGGGCCGGCAACATGCTCGGAAAAGGGTATAAGCTTGATGAAGTCCTGGAACAAATGGGTATGGTTGTTGAAGGTGTCAGAACCACCAAAGCGGCCCATCAGTTTGCAAATGAACAGCAAATTGAAATGCCAATTACTGAAGGTTTATATCAAATTCTTTTTAATGATGAAAAACCTAAAGATGTCGTTGAACAGTTAATGAGTCGGACAAAACGTGAGGAAATGGATGATATTTCGGCTTTCAAAAACACTGATTATCCTCAATAA
- the der gene encoding ribosome biogenesis GTPase Der: MRKSVVAVVGRPNVGKSTIFNRLVGERISIVEDTPGVTRDRIYAEAEWLTAEFNLIDTGGIDMSDEPLLVQMRQQAEVAIAESDVIIFLLNGREGITAADEEVAKILYKSNKPVVIGVNKIDNPEMREHIYEYYALGFGEPYPISGAHGLGLGDLLDTVVGYFPEMSDEAPDEDTIYFSLIGRPNVGKSSLVNSLLNEERVIVSEQEGTTRDAIDTHLHKDDQEFVIIDTAGMRKRGKVYEATEKYSVLRALKAIERSDVVLVLLDAETGIREQDKKIAGYAHEAGRGIIIVVNKWDTVETNEKTMKEFEDKVRKQFQYLDYAPIVFLSAKTKKRMHTLTPAIKTASENHSKRVPTNVLNDVIMDALAMNPTPTLKGKRLKVLYATQVAVKPPSFVVFVNDPDLMHFSYRRFLENRIRDAFGFTGTPIKIFARKRQ; encoded by the coding sequence ATGAGGAAATCTGTTGTAGCAGTTGTCGGCAGGCCAAATGTCGGAAAATCAACTATTTTTAATCGGCTTGTCGGCGAACGAATTTCAATTGTAGAAGATACACCCGGTGTAACGCGGGACCGGATTTATGCTGAAGCTGAGTGGCTGACAGCAGAATTTAATCTCATTGATACGGGCGGAATTGATATGAGTGACGAACCGTTGCTTGTTCAAATGCGTCAGCAGGCAGAAGTAGCCATTGCTGAATCAGATGTCATTATATTTTTGCTTAATGGACGGGAAGGCATTACAGCAGCTGATGAAGAAGTTGCAAAAATATTATATAAATCCAACAAGCCAGTGGTCATTGGAGTGAATAAAATAGATAACCCTGAAATGCGTGAACACATTTATGAATATTACGCATTAGGATTTGGAGAACCATATCCGATCTCCGGGGCACATGGTCTCGGTCTGGGAGATTTATTGGATACCGTTGTCGGATATTTTCCGGAAATGAGCGATGAAGCACCGGACGAAGATACCATTTATTTCAGTTTAATCGGAAGGCCTAACGTAGGGAAGTCATCACTTGTGAACAGTTTGCTGAACGAAGAGCGCGTCATTGTAAGTGAGCAGGAAGGCACGACACGGGACGCTATAGATACCCATCTGCACAAAGACGATCAGGAGTTTGTCATCATTGACACAGCAGGTATGCGAAAACGCGGCAAAGTTTATGAAGCAACCGAAAAATATAGTGTACTCCGTGCCTTAAAAGCTATCGAACGTTCAGATGTTGTTTTAGTTTTGCTTGATGCTGAAACAGGTATAAGAGAACAAGATAAAAAAATTGCCGGCTACGCACATGAAGCCGGACGAGGCATCATTATTGTTGTTAATAAATGGGACACTGTTGAAACAAATGAAAAAACAATGAAAGAGTTTGAAGATAAGGTCCGAAAGCAATTTCAATATTTGGATTATGCACCGATTGTTTTTCTGTCTGCAAAAACGAAAAAGCGGATGCATACTTTAACACCTGCCATTAAAACCGCTAGTGAAAACCATTCAAAGCGTGTTCCAACAAATGTATTGAATGATGTCATTATGGATGCACTGGCAATGAATCCGACACCGACTTTGAAGGGCAAACGGCTGAAAGTGTTATATGCAACACAAGTAGCTGTTAAACCGCCAAGTTTTGTTGTGTTTGTTAATGATCCTGATTTAATGCATTTTTCATACAGACGATTTTTAGAAAATCGAATAAGAGATGCATTTGGTTTTACAGGAACGCCAATTAAGATATTTGCTAGAAAACGTCAATAG
- a CDS encoding IS1182 family transposase, translating to MFKHYNMNQVVLPLDLEIKIEENDIAYAVNDVVETIPDDAFTGFRRETGYPAYHPRMMMKIILCAYTQSVFSGRKIEGLLHDSVRMMWLAQGYEPTYRTINRFRVHPEVKELLRQCFVQFRCQLVQEKQIDEEAIFIDGTKIEANANKYTFVWRKAIEKHSAKLVEKSNQMYDELLENEIIPEIERESEDELSTDELRQIAEKLDEKVEAYDKEIEAREKGSERKQLRSERKAPKQYRKRFRDFVVRKQKYKQDMKIFGERNSYSKTDHDATFMRMKDDHMRNGQLKAGYNVQLATEGQYALAYDVFPNPTDTRTFVPFLDHIEEGYFELPKYIVADAGYGSEQNYEDVLENRERTPLITYNQYRKEKKKKYRNNPFHSANWEYNTENDYFICPNDQKVTFRYLSQRTDRYGYTRTFRVYECEDCSGCPLRSQCTKAKEGNNRKIYYNAKWESQKAYTRQQLSEEETGEVYGRRKIDVEPVFGFLKANLRFPRFSVRGQEKVKNELGFAFMAVNLRKYTAQKTNPTLDDNNHLNQKGSNHQKLMIGTFFKSFLASYVPASFLISAKEKARHAAKSLLL from the coding sequence ATGTTTAAACATTATAACATGAATCAAGTGGTTTTGCCTTTAGATTTAGAAATAAAAATAGAGGAAAATGATATTGCCTATGCCGTCAATGACGTCGTGGAAACTATCCCGGATGATGCCTTCACAGGTTTCCGGCGCGAAACAGGCTACCCAGCTTATCATCCGCGCATGATGATGAAGATTATTTTATGTGCTTACACGCAATCTGTTTTCTCCGGCAGAAAGATCGAAGGATTACTACATGACAGTGTCCGTATGATGTGGCTGGCTCAGGGATATGAACCAACGTATCGCACCATCAATCGATTTCGTGTGCATCCAGAGGTTAAAGAGTTATTGCGTCAATGCTTCGTCCAATTCCGCTGCCAGCTTGTACAGGAAAAACAGATTGATGAAGAAGCGATTTTCATCGATGGGACCAAGATTGAAGCGAATGCCAATAAATACACATTTGTTTGGCGGAAAGCGATAGAGAAACACAGCGCCAAATTGGTGGAGAAGTCTAATCAAATGTATGATGAATTGCTGGAAAACGAAATTATCCCGGAGATTGAACGGGAAAGCGAGGACGAATTATCCACCGATGAACTCAGGCAAATAGCTGAGAAACTGGATGAGAAAGTCGAAGCGTATGACAAAGAGATTGAGGCACGTGAAAAAGGAAGCGAACGGAAACAGCTTCGTTCCGAACGTAAAGCACCGAAACAATACCGCAAACGGTTCAGGGACTTTGTCGTGCGCAAACAGAAATATAAGCAGGACATGAAAATTTTCGGGGAACGCAACAGTTACTCCAAGACAGACCATGATGCCACGTTTATGCGCATGAAAGATGACCATATGAGGAACGGCCAGCTGAAAGCAGGTTATAATGTGCAGCTTGCGACAGAGGGTCAATACGCGCTCGCTTACGATGTATTCCCAAACCCGACGGACACACGTACTTTCGTTCCTTTCCTGGATCATATTGAGGAAGGTTACTTTGAGCTGCCTAAGTATATTGTGGCTGACGCAGGTTATGGCAGTGAACAAAATTACGAAGACGTCCTCGAGAACCGGGAACGCACGCCCCTGATTACATACAACCAATACCGGAAAGAAAAGAAAAAGAAATACAGAAATAACCCTTTCCATTCCGCCAATTGGGAATATAACACGGAAAACGATTATTTTATCTGCCCGAATGACCAAAAAGTAACATTCCGTTACCTATCCCAACGAACAGACCGGTACGGCTATACACGGACCTTCAGAGTTTACGAGTGTGAGGACTGTTCAGGGTGCCCACTGCGTTCCCAATGCACCAAAGCGAAGGAAGGGAATAACCGGAAAATTTATTATAACGCGAAGTGGGAAAGCCAAAAAGCCTACACAAGACAACAGCTTTCGGAAGAAGAAACTGGCGAAGTTTACGGGCGACGTAAAATCGATGTGGAGCCAGTCTTCGGATTTCTGAAGGCTAATTTGCGTTTCCCGCGTTTCTCAGTCAGGGGGCAGGAGAAAGTGAAAAATGAATTAGGATTTGCATTCATGGCGGTGAACTTGAGAAAGTACACCGCCCAAAAGACAAATCCTACCTTAGATGATAACAACCATTTAAATCAAAAAGGTTCCAACCATCAAAAACTGATGATTGGAACCTTTTTTAAGTCATTTTTGGCTAGTTATGTCCCAGCCTCTTTTTTGATTTCTGCCAAGGAAAAGGCTCGCCACGCAGCGAAATCATTGTTATTATGA
- the rpsA gene encoding 30S ribosomal protein S1: MSESSNELTQLNIGDIVTGTAIKVEDKQVLVDIGYKTEGIVPIGELSSLHIEKAGDVVQEGDTFKLYVKKMDDDDEVILSKKAVDAEEAWGNLEEKYENGEVFETEIKEIVKGGLVADVGVRGFIPASLVETYYVEDFSDYINHSLSVKIVDLDKEQNRIILSHKDVVQDELNAQKQEVLESLEEGQVLEGTVQRLTNFGVFVDLGGIDGLVHISQLAHEHVEKASDVVAKGDTINVEVLSIDRDNERISLSRKKTLPGPWADIEERVSRGDVLKGTVKRLVNFGAFVEVLPGVEGLVHISQIANRHIGTPQEVLEVDQEIQVKVLDVNEQEERISLSIKELEQDQEASEVKQYEKDDDQSGFQLGDFIGDELDKYK; the protein is encoded by the coding sequence ATGAGTGAATCCAGTAACGAATTAACGCAATTAAATATAGGAGATATTGTTACAGGAACTGCTATTAAAGTGGAAGACAAGCAAGTTCTTGTAGATATTGGCTATAAAACGGAAGGTATTGTGCCGATTGGTGAATTATCAAGCCTGCACATTGAAAAAGCTGGCGATGTTGTTCAGGAAGGTGATACTTTTAAATTGTATGTTAAAAAAATGGATGATGATGATGAAGTCATCTTATCCAAAAAAGCAGTAGATGCGGAAGAAGCATGGGGTAACCTGGAAGAAAAATACGAAAACGGTGAGGTATTCGAGACTGAAATTAAAGAAATCGTCAAGGGCGGTCTCGTTGCTGATGTTGGTGTCCGCGGCTTTATTCCGGCCTCACTGGTGGAAACTTATTATGTTGAGGACTTTTCTGATTATATAAATCATTCATTATCTGTAAAGATCGTTGACTTGGATAAGGAACAAAACCGTATTATATTATCACATAAAGATGTTGTACAGGATGAATTGAATGCCCAAAAACAAGAAGTGCTGGAATCACTTGAAGAAGGCCAAGTACTTGAAGGCACAGTGCAGCGCCTGACTAACTTCGGTGTATTTGTTGATCTTGGTGGCATTGATGGACTTGTCCATATTTCACAGCTTGCACATGAACATGTGGAGAAAGCTTCTGACGTTGTAGCTAAAGGAGATACCATCAATGTAGAAGTACTTTCCATTGATAGAGATAATGAACGAATCTCTCTGTCCCGAAAGAAAACATTACCGGGCCCTTGGGCAGATATTGAAGAACGTGTTTCACGAGGCGATGTGCTAAAAGGGACTGTTAAACGTCTCGTGAACTTCGGTGCATTCGTTGAAGTGCTCCCGGGAGTCGAAGGCCTGGTTCATATCTCACAAATTGCCAACCGGCATATTGGGACACCGCAGGAAGTGCTTGAAGTAGATCAGGAGATCCAAGTGAAAGTACTGGATGTTAACGAACAGGAAGAGCGGATTTCTCTCAGTATTAAAGAGCTGGAACAGGATCAGGAAGCTTCAGAAGTGAAGCAATATGAAAAAGATGACGACCAGTCAGGGTTTCAGCTGGGAGACTTCATTGGCGATGAATTGGATAAATATAAGTAA
- a CDS encoding lysophospholipid acyltransferase family protein, whose protein sequence is MSLYKVAKSAVSLIFYPLYRIRVIGKENVPKHGPVIICSNHISNLDPPVVGITSPRDIYFMAKGELFDKPLLGRLLTGIRAFPVKRGMRDRNALRKGLNILEGGNTLGLFPEGTRSKTSELGKPLAGAGFFALRSNAAIVPCAIIGPYKPGSRLTVIYGEPMDMESYRARKASAKEAAEGIMNEIRILLENYNSQHASLDK, encoded by the coding sequence ATGAGTCTTTATAAAGTGGCCAAATCAGCTGTTTCATTGATTTTTTATCCGCTTTATCGCATACGCGTTATCGGCAAAGAAAACGTGCCAAAACACGGTCCGGTTATTATATGTTCAAATCATATTTCAAATTTGGATCCGCCGGTTGTCGGGATAACTTCCCCACGGGATATTTATTTTATGGCTAAAGGGGAACTGTTTGATAAACCATTATTAGGCAGGCTATTGACAGGTATTCGTGCATTTCCCGTAAAAAGAGGGATGCGGGATAGGAATGCACTGCGGAAAGGATTGAATATTCTGGAAGGCGGCAATACACTCGGACTATTTCCGGAAGGGACACGCAGCAAAACCAGTGAGCTTGGCAAACCTTTGGCAGGTGCAGGTTTTTTCGCATTGCGTTCCAATGCAGCGATTGTGCCATGTGCAATTATCGGGCCATATAAACCCGGTAGCCGTCTAACCGTTATTTACGGAGAGCCAATGGATATGGAATCTTATCGTGCTCGAAAAGCATCAGCCAAGGAAGCAGCTGAAGGAATTATGAACGAAATCAGAATTTTGCTTGAAAATTATAATTCTCAGCATGCTTCGCTTGACAAATAA
- the cmk gene encoding (d)CMP kinase, whose product MTAMQKNEIRVAIDGPAAAGKSTVSKMVAKELSFIYIDTGAMYRALTYKALNKQVSLEDEDKLADVLADTSIELIQGKEQQHVLVDGEDVTHDIRTEKVTNNVSHAAKHPEVRLEMVKRQQELARKRGVVMDGRDIGTHVIPDAELKIFLKASVEERAKRRYEEMLQKGFSVDIEKIKQEIEQRDQIDSKREAAPLIKADDAIELDTTNLSIDEVKEAILKAAAKVLPDKGEKS is encoded by the coding sequence ATGACAGCCATGCAAAAAAATGAAATCAGAGTAGCAATCGACGGCCCTGCGGCTGCCGGGAAAAGCACCGTTTCCAAAATGGTCGCAAAAGAACTGTCCTTTATTTATATTGATACGGGAGCAATGTATCGTGCATTGACATATAAAGCATTGAATAAACAAGTTTCATTGGAAGACGAAGACAAACTTGCGGATGTGCTGGCCGATACATCTATTGAACTTATTCAAGGGAAAGAACAGCAACATGTGCTGGTTGACGGGGAAGATGTTACACATGACATCCGTACTGAGAAGGTAACGAATAATGTTTCGCATGCAGCAAAACATCCGGAAGTACGCCTGGAAATGGTGAAAAGACAGCAGGAACTCGCCCGAAAACGCGGAGTCGTTATGGATGGACGGGATATTGGCACCCATGTCATCCCTGATGCAGAGCTTAAAATATTTTTAAAAGCATCTGTTGAGGAGCGGGCAAAACGCCGATATGAGGAAATGCTTCAAAAAGGTTTTTCAGTGGACATTGAAAAAATAAAGCAGGAGATTGAACAAAGAGACCAAATTGACTCAAAGCGTGAAGCTGCACCATTAATTAAGGCTGATGATGCGATCGAATTAGATACAACAAACCTGTCAATTGATGAAGTGAAAGAAGCTATCCTGAAAGCAGCTGCAAAAGTTCTGCCTGATAAAGGGGAGAAATCATGA
- the ypeB gene encoding germination protein YpeB, which yields MLRWILVGVLTLGIAGVGFWGYQEHQEKNAVLIQAENNYQRAFHELSYHMDLMHDKIGTALAMNSRESLSPQMVEIWRLTSEAVSDVGQLPLTLMPFNKTEEFLSNIGDFTYKTAVRDLQNEPLNDQEIKTLKNLYEQSGELKDELRQVQHTVLDENLRWMDVQLALAQQDEQSDNTIVDGFKTVEKKVEGYAESNADSALTGTSSEEHEYQNLPGQKISQEEAAEKGRQLLSMDNKGDLNVTETGDGADVPIYSISYQNDNKNGYLDITKQGGHPLTLLVNRDVQKQNISLNKGLEKAKDYLKQFNFEDMEVLTSNQYDNVGVYSFLYNQDGVRIYSDAIEMKVALDNSELLGLTARNYFMNHKEREIPEPELSIEEAKEKVNPDVEINEDYMAVIDNDVGEEVLVYEFLGVLDNETYRIFINAMDGTEEKVEKLGGTEINYASNS from the coding sequence ATGCTCAGATGGATATTAGTCGGCGTGCTCACACTTGGTATTGCCGGTGTCGGGTTTTGGGGCTATCAGGAGCATCAGGAGAAAAATGCTGTATTGATACAGGCTGAAAACAATTATCAGCGCGCTTTTCATGAACTTTCATATCATATGGATCTAATGCATGACAAAATCGGCACAGCATTAGCCATGAATTCAAGAGAAAGTCTTTCACCGCAAATGGTTGAGATATGGAGATTGACTTCTGAAGCAGTCTCAGATGTTGGACAGCTCCCGCTCACATTAATGCCCTTTAATAAAACAGAGGAATTTCTTTCAAATATAGGCGATTTCACATACAAAACAGCTGTCAGGGATTTGCAGAATGAGCCCCTGAATGATCAAGAAATAAAAACATTGAAAAATTTATATGAACAATCCGGTGAATTGAAAGATGAGTTGAGGCAAGTTCAGCATACAGTACTGGATGAAAATTTACGCTGGATGGATGTGCAATTAGCTTTAGCTCAGCAAGATGAACAATCTGATAATACGATTGTTGACGGATTTAAAACAGTTGAGAAAAAAGTTGAAGGATACGCTGAAAGCAATGCAGATTCCGCACTTACCGGAACATCTTCAGAAGAACATGAATATCAGAATCTGCCTGGACAAAAAATCAGTCAGGAAGAAGCCGCTGAAAAAGGTCGCCAATTGCTCAGCATGGACAATAAAGGTGATTTAAATGTTACTGAAACCGGTGATGGTGCCGACGTTCCAATATATAGTATCTCGTATCAAAACGATAATAAAAATGGTTATCTGGACATAACGAAACAAGGGGGGCATCCACTGACACTGCTCGTCAATCGTGATGTACAAAAACAGAACATCAGTTTGAATAAGGGACTGGAAAAAGCGAAAGATTATCTTAAACAATTTAACTTTGAGGATATGGAAGTTTTAACAAGCAACCAATATGACAATGTCGGTGTCTATTCATTTCTTTATAATCAGGATGGTGTTCGGATTTACTCCGATGCCATTGAAATGAAAGTGGCTTTGGACAACAGCGAACTGCTCGGCTTAACAGCGAGAAACTATTTTATGAACCATAAAGAAAGGGAAATCCCTGAGCCGGAGCTCTCCATTGAAGAAGCCAAAGAGAAAGTGAATCCGGATGTGGAAATTAACGAAGATTATATGGCGGTTATTGATAACGATGTCGGTGAAGAAGTGCTCGTGTATGAATTTCTCGGTGTTCTTGATAACGAGACATATCGAATTTTCATAAATGCTATGGACGGAACTGAGGAAAAAGTGGAAAAGCTGGGTGGTACTGAAATTAACTACGCCTCCAATTCTTAA
- the prsW gene encoding glutamic-type intramembrane protease PrsW yields MLALLTAGIAPAFALMAFFYLKDQFAEPLLLMGKTFLFGALLVFPIMFIQYGLTVENFAESSIVQSFIQSALIEEFFKWFIFIYVIFHHTEFNSHYDGIVYAVAISLGFAAVENILYLMTNGIEFAIIRALFPVSSHALFAVIMGYHLGKAKMNKQDKNWNLLLALMFPFLLHGTYNYILKTVTSDWLILLIPFMIGLWWVALHRMRKANKHVYYHNPPNEIEA; encoded by the coding sequence ATGCTTGCTTTATTGACAGCGGGTATCGCACCTGCTTTTGCATTAATGGCTTTTTTTTATTTAAAAGATCAGTTTGCTGAACCTTTATTGTTAATGGGCAAGACATTTTTGTTCGGCGCCCTTCTTGTGTTTCCGATCATGTTTATACAATATGGTTTAACGGTCGAAAATTTTGCAGAGAGCAGCATTGTTCAGTCATTTATCCAATCGGCATTGATTGAAGAATTTTTTAAATGGTTCATTTTTATTTACGTGATTTTCCATCATACCGAATTCAATTCCCATTACGACGGGATCGTCTATGCTGTAGCAATCAGTCTGGGGTTTGCAGCGGTTGAAAACATTTTATATTTAATGACAAATGGTATTGAATTCGCTATTATACGTGCATTGTTTCCGGTCTCTTCCCATGCATTATTCGCTGTTATAATGGGGTATCACCTCGGAAAAGCTAAAATGAACAAACAGGATAAAAACTGGAACCTATTGCTGGCTCTTATGTTTCCTTTTTTGTTGCATGGTACGTATAATTATATTCTTAAAACCGTAACGAGTGATTGGTTGATCCTGCTTATTCCTTTCATGATCGGTCTCTGGTGGGTTGCGTTACACCGAATGAGAAAAGCTAATAAGCATGTTTACTATCATAATCCGCCAAATGAAATAGAAGCTTGA